agttcgaatcccggtggggacatatcacaaaaatcactttgtgaaccctagtttggtttggacattacaggctgatcacctgatttgtccgaatgtaagatgatccgtgcttcggaaggcacgttaagccgttggcccggttactagttactgatgtaggtttattgcctaatatcagttctcagacagttaatcccatgcattcatatcttctaaataatcactaactttataacaaccttttttgcaaagtttttcttatgttatatttttaaagtatttgttatgttatatgggTAAAGATATTATTGCACGAGTCAATTTCATCAATgtcataaaacaaacattaatttactcTAATGACTGAACAAACACGAGTGCATACGCCACTTAACTGCATTAGATGGAGTTTACTTTAGATATTAAAGTGCATATAATGTGACAATGTTAGAGATAAGGGTTGGACGCCTCACAGAATTTatgttagaatagaatagaaactttaTTTGCGTCAAACATAGTGAATATGGTGACAAGTGGGTAATAGAAGTAGGTATACatgtttcgtgcttcggaaggcacgttaagccgttggtcccggctgcattagcagtcgttaataaccatcaatccgcactgggcccgcgtgatggtttaaggcccgatctccctatccatccatagggaaggcccgtgccccagcatgttaatgggctgatgatgatgatacatgtTTCGCCATAACAATGTTGGCATGCAAATGTCATTATATTATGTAGACACTGTTGACTGTTGTCACTTTGTGATatgggattgatcccgaaataaaagttttttttttattatttttgtttttggcagGTTAAGCCATTGGCCCCAGCTAGTAGGCTAAAAatcctccaccgacccgcagtggagcagcgttgtAGAGTGTAAcccatacattgaccaaatccggaggtcccgggttcgattcccagtggggacagatcacaaaaattacgttgttgtccctagtttggttaggatattacaggctgatcaccagattgtccgaaagtaagatgatcagtgcttcggaaggcacgttaagccgttggtcccggttactacttactgatgtaagtaagtagtcgttacgtgagccatgtcagggacctttgctTTCTGGTGGAATTATTTAAATGCGTTTATTCTGTTCCCAGGTGAAGTATGACCGTCAGAAGTCAACGGAGTCTCTCCCGCTATCCACCAACTCCGGGCTCATCATCAGGGATTCCAGATTCTCCCTCCGGTTTGATGATGCTTCGGCCACGTATACACTTTCGGTGAGTCCAATCTTTCGATTCAGATAACTAACCGCTTTATTAACCGCCGTGacttaacggcttccgtggccTAGAGTACGAATCTCGCGTAGCTAAGTACGAGTCTCGCGTAGCCAAGTACGGGTCTCGCGTAGCCAAGTACGGGTCTCGCGTAGGCAAGTACGGGTCTCGCGTAGCCAAGTACGGGTCTCGCGTAGCCAAGTACGGGTATCGCGTAGGCAAGTACGGGTCTCGCGTAGCCAAGTACGGGTATCGCGTAGGCAAGTACGGTTATAACTAATGGTCGCTCgttccggcttgacaagagctgcgggttgaagtcccgtccgagtcagattttctggatttaaaatttatctttattataattttcccACAGATTAAGGACATCCAGGAGACGGACTCGGGCTGGTACCAGTGCCAGGTGATCATCTCGGTCAGCAACAAGATCACGGCGGAAGTCGAGCTGCAGGTGCGCCGCCCGCCCATCATATCCGACAACTCCACGCGCTCCGTCGTTTCCAGCGAGGGGGAGAGTAAGTGCACTATGTAGCTAACGTGTAGCCAAGTACGGGTCTCGCGTAGCCAAGTACGAGTCTCGCGTAGCCAAGTACGGGTCTCGCGTAGCCAAGTACGGGTCTCGCGTAGCCATGTACGAGGCTCGCGTAGCCAAATACGAGTCTCGCGTAGCCAAGTACGAGTCTCGCGTAGCCAAGTACGAGTCTCGCGTAGCCAAGTACGAGTCTCGCGTAGCCAAGTACGAGTCTCGCGTAGCCAAGTACGGTTATAACTAAATTTTGATACTTATACTTTCAGCTACTCAAATGGAGTGTTACGCCGGCGGATTCCCGTCGCCCAAGATATCATGGCGCCGCGAGAACAACGCTATCCTGCCCACAGGTGGCTCCATCTACAGGTGTGTAAGAaaggcaactcttcgctccccaccagcgtttgagctaggtttacctcactccgcTCGGACATAgtatagtcttcaatcgtatggttgTCAGATgtcacatacggtcacgagcattaatatgtacacactttggtaccatgtcacattcacttttttgacaaattgaactgtaagtctcactaaatgtcaaatatgttagtgcgacagagtcttaaagtgggtacattatattgctcatgactgtacacagcgcgtgtacgataatgtcaatgtgtagtgtctgtgtgaaacgaggttgcTTGTATGAAGTGTACGGGGTGTGCGTAGGTCtgtatccgaactcagccaccttctcactccggcctacctTCCGGCCAGCCGGCTCTATTTAATgacttcatcatctccctagcgttatccagtttttcacagggtccgcttacctaacctgtagatttgacaggtccggttttttacagaagctactgcctgttaTGTATACATTGttgtgataatatttgtttatatatgtcaccgtaaaattgtaaataacgttagattataatctatctcgcgagattgtgaactgtcaaataattatgaatcgtatcatattgcttacaatttaacgtattattttcggtagattataatttatcgaagtgaaaccgtcaaattgtgatacgaaacgcacctcgcgtgctataccatagagttacaaaactattagagtgagcataatgttaatttgggattctcttaaaatgcataaatgtttttgtcataattttaattatcataatcctttatgcataacgttttttagcataattgttttactttcccataataacatctaggaatactggtttgttaggtataacttatttttgggattaataaatagatatccatgattcttttttagaataatagtgttttgtcataatttttacaaggcataacagtaggttagggtgcggcgggggtggcccttgggccacccctatgccgccagcatgtttgtcttacacacgaaaagtatactgaatgatacgtttcagattttttaattttgatacattttttcttaccatgtgatgtcagaattattgattacttactaaataattaataaatacgtacttgatttcacaatcttgaagagcatttattttatttgactgacacctgtgttttattcctaactctatggacacagaacggtctactgtaaggccgaccaatcagggacagccgtcggacagttgacaatttgacaattgtaagattgtgatttaacagttttacttcgatagattataatctgacgaataataatacgttaaattgtaagcagtatattacgtttcacaatttttcgacagttcacaatctcgcgagaatctaacgttatttacaattttacggtgacatatacacttaaattatatttaagttatttggtaatatataatatatgtacgaatattaacgcatatttatggaacacgacgttcgtgcgtcacccaacagggtccacgtGACACCAGCGTCgtgttcacgccgcgacttgtgctgagtgaggcccttttatctcaggacgtccaccaccaccttatgatcattctaatgaacattctctatgctttttgtaaacatttttaagtgatgttattgtcttgtctttgtgtgtggcgtccttttataataaacaatttctattctactctattttacatttatttttaatttattatttataaaaaacacataaacaaaCAAGTGTAACATTAACCCGAAAGATTTGTACATACACTTAAGGATTCATCGTATTATCAAATTTTAttatacctccaaaaatgcatttctcgggaatgtgggtttcctcgcgatgttttcgttcaccgctgatGACTTGTAACAATTAATTTCAGAGGCAACATCCTGAAGATAGCGTCTGTCCACAAGGAGGACCGCGGCACTTACTATTGCGTAGCGGAGAACGGTGTAGGCAAGGGAGCGAGAAGGAACATCAACTTGGAAGTGGAATTTGCGCCTGTGGTAACCGTGCCCCGCCCGAGACTCGGTCAGGTGAGATATCACCTCATTTGGCCACACAAATAAGGAGAAAAATGagaaatgaagaaaaaaatattcggcAAAAAATACATAGTAAACCCGCTCTAAGCGAtaaggttattaacgactgctaatgcagccgggaccaacggcttaacgtgccttccgaagcacggaggggctcgagatgaaaacttttttttgtggcctATTACAGTTCATTACATTTGCAGGCTCTACAATATGACATGGACATCGAGTGCCACGTGGAGGCGTACCCGCCCCCCGCCATCACCTGGCTCAAGGACGAAGTGCAGCTGTCCAACAACCAACATTACaggttacattacattacatacatagacagcctatataagtcccactgctaggcacaggcctcccctcaatcaaccaggaGATATGGAGATATCTTTTCTTTTCCAGAATCTCCCACTTCGCGACGGCAGACGAGTTCACTGACACGACACTACGCGTGATCACCATAGAGAAGCGGCAGTACGGTTTGTTCACCTGTAAGGCGCAGAACAAACTTGGCACCGATGAGGGCACAGTCGAGTTATTTGGTAAGCTCCTCAACTCCACTTGCAACGCCCAATATCCTTTAAAGTTCAATGTTTCCAAACATAACTGCTTACTGTTTGGTGTAACTGTAAGTTTGACACCTAAAccgctcggctatgccacctgccAACCGGTGTAGAAGGCACTCGTGGCACTATGGCACGTGGCACTATGGCACGTGGCACTATGGCACGTGGCACTTTGGCACGTGGCACTATGGCACGTAGCACTATGGCACGTGGCACTATGTCACGTGGCACGTGGCACGTGGCACGTGTCACTATGTCACGTGGCACGTGTCACTATGTCACGTGGCACTATGGCACGTGGCACTATGGCGCGTGGCACTCGTGGCACTATGGCACGTGGCACTATGGCACGTGGCACTCATGGCA
This region of Pectinophora gossypiella chromosome 28, ilPecGoss1.1, whole genome shotgun sequence genomic DNA includes:
- the LOC126379230 gene encoding lachesin, coding for MAFINIETFAVILCLSSIALGQRTPTISHITQEQIRDIGGQVDLDCSVHYAQDYPVLWVKYDRQKSTESLPLSTNSGLIIRDSRFSLRFDDASATYTLSIKDIQETDSGWYQCQVIISVSNKITAEVELQVRRPPIISDNSTRSVVSSEGETTQMECYAGGFPSPKISWRRENNAILPTGGSIYRGNILKIASVHKEDRGTYYCVAENGVGKGARRNINLEVEFAPVVTVPRPRLGQALQYDMDIECHVEAYPPPAITWLKDEVQLSNNQHYRISHFATADEFTDTTLRVITIEKRQYGLFTCKAQNKLGTDEGTVELFETIIPVCPPACGQARYGGAASLAPSASTLVALLAIYLGYAVRRIANSRH